In the genome of Daucus carota subsp. sativus chromosome 9, DH1 v3.0, whole genome shotgun sequence, the window AAGACTGGAGCAATTTCTTATAATCCTGGAATGTCCCGTCAAAAGGGGTCACCCTTCCTTCAGATACAGCCCACAGCTGATCAACGCTTCCAGAAATCAGATGTTCATCGTGACTTACCTGCAAGCAAATAAAGATGCAGGTGAAGACAAATCAAATTACAAAACCTCAGGTGCATAATTGTAGtatattatttctaaaaaatatggTAAAAATGCAATACCATCAGAACTCCCCCTTGGAACAGAACAAGACCCTGGATCAATGCTTCAACGGCATCCAAATCCTACATTTCAATAATATCAAGTCACCTCAGAGCCAGCAAACGGAACTATCAAAGTAGTGCAGCAATAGTACAAGGAATCCCAGATATCATTGAAGTGACTAGATATTTACAGCAATAGTACAAGGAATCCCAGATATCATCACTGGTATGACTTAAGAGGCAAAAGTAATCATGAGCTTATAAGCAGCTACTTATAATAGTAACAATTAAATTGCAGAGAATTATGTTAAAAAagtatatacaaagagaattaTGGTTTAGCAGAGTACAGAAAATTGTATGTCGTGGTGATAGGTGGGTAGAGAGATTGAAAAATTCATCCATATGCATATAAAGTCACTTACATGCTTCTGACTTTGTGGGATAAGTAAAAGCAAAAGGCAACTAaaaaaactatatttataattgtATGTCAGAGTATATCATTGTAACAAAAAATCTGTTGTGAAGTCTTTCTTCAGTACTCTTGGTTAAAAATGTGAATGTTTGTTTTTCTTCATCAAGCAATCCTGTTGCATATAGTAATATTATATGAGTGGTCTCCATAACATAAAAGTGTATAACCAGATCAGAGGTTTTTCCCTTGCTCTATGGTTCATAACTATACGATCTTAGTGATTCCGACGTTACAAGTATACCAAATATAAAGCTATTATATCAACTTCACCTTTTTTGATTGCATATAATGTAGCACAAGAACTTACAAGATGATTTGACGGTTCATCAAGCAATATAATATGAGGTTTTTTGAAGGTTATCTTAGCAAATGCAACCCTGCTCTTCTGACCACCTGTGACGGACCAGATTAGAAACCTCAGCATTAATAAACGGTAAGCAGTGGTGCAAAATACACTGTGGTTCATCAACTGAGCAATAATTATATGGCCGCTCATGTCCCCAAGTGCAGGTTGTAGAGAAAGATCATATCTTATTTCTGAAATGATCGaaactgactgatctttataaTGTAGAGTACCTGATAAGGTATACATAGGCTGAAGGGCAAGATTTCCAGTTACTCCAAAGGAACCCAAATGACCTCGAAGCTTTTGTTCAGGTACTCCCTGCAgtaaggaaaagaaaatcatcAATAAACATTGCAAAAGAATAGACTGCTTGTGTATTATATCATAAGTGATAATGAAACAAGTCCAACTCCATGTGTATTATCATTTATTGTATCGGGCGATGGTACACCATAATCATGGTTATTATCCGGGCTATGTTACACCATAATCATGGTTATTAGCCGAGCTTCGATGAACTCGGCGGCCGAGTAGCTTCAGATCGGCTATTCATCTTCATGATAACAATGCAACAAAGTGTTCACAGCTGAATCTGATGCGCCAATAGAGGCAGAGGGGCAGTTCTAACACAGGATGGGAGGCCATTAGCTTATTACGGCAAGGCCTTGGGTGAAGGTGCAGTCTATTTCTATTTTCTAcctatgaaaaaaaattaatggcTCTGGTTACAGCTCTTAAGAAGTGGACTCCTTACCGAATGGACAAACATTTCTTTTATCGAAAGGGGAAACTCAATTGACAAGTCCCTGAACTATTCCTGTTTTATTGTCCAAGTCCCTGAACAAAAGATTCCGCATTTCGGGTCCTTAACATTTCAAAAAATTTGGTTAAGTCGCTACAGTTAAAAAGATCCTGGCCGTTGGAACTTGGAATCTTTAGACactgtttttttacacctcgtCAGCTGATTTATACACCTTATCAATTGATATTCCATTATCTAAATTGATAACTGGGCACTCAAATTCCTTTCTGAGCAGAAAATCAACTTCTTGCTGCAGTAGAAATGGATCAGCAAGTTATGGGCTACAGCTACACTATCTTGCATAGGAAAGGCAAAGAAAACACAATGGCTGATGCACTTTCAAGGATGCATGAACCAACAGAGGAATTGGCAGCTGCTACTAGGAAATCCAACAGTATCCATGAAGACATGGATCAACTGAAGGAGAAAGGGATGTCAGGAGAGCCATAATAATGGTATTAGTAGTTGGGATAATATTAGTAGCTATAGTATATGCTTATAGTATATGTTAGTAAGTCGGGGGTATTAAAGTCTTTTACCAGAAGTAGAGTTAACCAAGGTCTATAAACAGTCTAGTTGTATTTTGAGAGTTGCTGAATTTGAATACAGGAAATGGAATACATTTCCACCAAATGTCTCTTTAATTCACTGCTCTTTCTCTCGCTATAACAgaatttctctctctctctggggtttctatctctctctctgcaAATCTACCTTTCTCCATCTGAATTCCGTTTGTTCTTAGCTTAAAAACATCATTTCTTGTTTCACTAAGCATCTCTCAATTACACACAAAAACTtcataaaaatagaaaattcaAGTCAGGAATTCAATGATTCCTGACAAAACTAAAACCATAAGAAggtaaaatttaatgttttgctggTAAAGACTCACCGGGAAGCTACGCATCAGATAAAGAAGGGGATTTGAGGACAAATCAAGCCCATCAACATGATGTTGACTAAATACAGCAATGCGAACCTGTAGAAAGATGTAGTCTCAAACAAATTAAACCACAGTACCCCATTATAGAAATTAGTTGGAAGGAGCTGTTAATTACATTTACACAATCtgtttctcaaaaataaaaaacaactaCATGCATCTACGAACTAGGAAGCAAACATTATAAGACGGCCAAAATACCATGCCTAGTTTCCAAGAGCAGATGTATGATGCCAAAAAAAGTCTTTGAGgtgtaaaaataatatgatctttCCAAATTTACTATTAAGCAGTAATATTCAATAGATACCTTGGCTGATCGAAAAACTGTCCCAGAGCTTGGTTGAAGATCCCCTGAGATAAGCTTAAGTATGGTTGACTTACCGATCCCATTTGGACCTACCACTGCAAAGAAAAAATGTACACCTAGCTTCAGGAAAACATCTGACACCAACTATCCTATACCTGGAACTAACAAAAAGTTACAACCGTTATTTATCAAACAGCTCATTTATTCCACTCCAATATATGATGCTGGTCAACAACGAATTGTTGGTCTTTACTAAAACAATCAACTGAGGACATGTTGCCCTCTGTTGTATGTTACAGAACTGATTAATGGAAAAGGCTGAAGAGTCAACTAACGGCTAGTTTTTTGCTTTCAACTCAAACTTAACGTACTTATATATGGTCACTGTCTCGAGTTTTTCGGGTTTTTTGCGACCAATTTATTTTTCAACTCTTTTAAACAATCAACGTAGCCAGTTTCTTCAATTCAAGTGTATCAAATCAATGCCAAGTATCCCGTATATGATAATTCGATTGTTCTTTAGTACATCTAAATTACTTGAGAATAAAGGGGCTAAGCTTTTTAAAAATGGTCGCTTGATTTCTCTTTTTCCTGTATATGTAGTATATATGTCAGgtttgtgtatatgtatatgtatatgcagGTCAAATGGAAAGAAACTAATACTATAAAGGAGAATTGAAAGCTTTGTGGGGCCGCTGATGAACCGCGAGGTGGGCCTGGGTGGGGCCTAGCGTGGGCTCTTGGCCTGAGCCTCTATAaggggtgggtgatgtcatatTGGGGGCTTCTCTTGGTTTCTATTTGGTTTCAATTTAAGCgatttctatttgatcacttgtatgtatgtatgtatacacacacatatatatatgtataggtaCCTGATCaaataaaacttttttaagttacaaacttgcAAAGTTTTGCCTACGTGTTAACAAATACTTACATAGAGTATCCATGCTGAGAATAATTGAAAAACCATCAACGTTTCAATCAAAACACCTAAATAAATTTTCTGCATAATGTGTGTTCAAAACACTTATGACTGATGTCCAACATCGTTGTTGAACAATATTAATTATCGTGTTGATAATTATATTATGTTTGATCTATTATTCTGGGGTTATCCTAAATAGGGATTAGggtatgaaattaaaaaatattgattatatgATACATTTACTTTGTCTTATCATTGTTGTCTTGTTCAACACAAGAagatgttgaactcaagttatatatgtgttcaaCATTTGCTATACCTATACATAGAAAATGtcttaaatatgttttttttaatttaatagtaTCCGTTACTCAGTTATCTACAAAAACAACAATTGAAATAAATGCTAAAAACGTTTGTAAGTTTTATATATAGGCCATTGTTCTATTGAAAACCATCTTATATAGAGTCCCGTAAAGAACCATTTGATTCTACAAAGatatttcattaataattttaaaattaatcatacttaggcataaaatttgattctaatgtAGAATACTAATCATACATAACATGCACAAACAATTTAACACTTAcaatttaagtaaaaatgttGATTGTTAAATTTGGTTCTGCCGTAGAATCATTCTGGACAAATAATATGATTCTACAGTAGAACCAGTTGAGATATTATCATTAgtttttaacaatatttttggaagaaaatgatgaaactttatttttttgatttactaattaaatatttgatgaataatgCAATTGTACATGTGTTTTGCGTGTATATAGAGCTGTTCTCTGTTGGATTCTATATAAGGTTTTCCTCTATGGAgtgctactatatatatatggtcctcaattacaaaccactaaaataaaattaaatacaaaccaatgcaATTAAGGAGAATGGGAAGCGTTGTGGGGTCTGGGCATGGACCCTGAGTTGGAACTAATGTGGCTTAGTGGGACCAAAGTTAGGCTAATTTTGGGCTCTTGGGCCATCTGAAGCCATTCAAGGCCTGTCCGGAGCCTTGATGAGGCTCTAGTAGGCCCATGATGTATTCAGTAGGGGTGGGGTCGGGCCCTAGGTGGATGATGTCATATAGTGGACGGGTGATGCCATATAGTGGATGGATGATGTCATATACGTACACACACATTTAAAGTTCAAAGTAAAACAAAATTTCCATCAGTTTCTTAGTATGCATAACCAAGCTCCATTTAAAGTTCAACTTAAGATAAAATAGCAGAGGCAGAAAATAAAGCTTACTTGCTACACGACTATCAAGATCTATTCCGAAATTCAAATTCTTAAAAAGTATCGGACCCCCGGGATAACCAAAGGAAGCATCACTGCAATCGAAGGGCATAATGCGATCAGTTttcaagtataaaattataaacaccaACAGTGTTTCCCAGGTGTAGTAAGATACAATATGAATATGAAGATGACATTTAATACAGTACATGGGAGCACAACAATCTACGTAACTAACATCGTAGGTACCATGTTTAAAGCCAAACCTGAAACTTATTATAGGTGCTCCTGGTCTATCATCAGGAGTAGGAAATTCAAACTTGTAGCTGCATATCAAGGAGATGAAGACATTTTATGCAAAAAATGTTCAATGTTAATGCTTGAAACTTTAAGTAATGCACAAAAATAAGGAAGAAATCCATACTCAGggtcattaacaacttcatccACATGACCTAAGCGATCCAGAGCCTAACAAGAtcacataataaatatataaataaacaaatacaatCAACAACATCACCTCTAGACCGACGAATAGAAAGCATATTTAGGAGAAAaaggaaattaaattatttaagcaTCCATTATACTACAATGTTATAAACAGAATAAATTTAGGAGTGTTTGAACTTCACAATAAATTttggattatttaaaattcacaaGGCCTGCAAAAAATGGGCAAAGCAACCAAAAAGGATAGTTCAACCATAGAAGATATGGAAAGCATATGTAGTCATGGTGATACGCACCTTAATTCTTGACTGAACCAGAGATGCACGCTTTGCATTATAGCGGAACTTGTCAATAAATGCCTGAAACATTTGAGGACAGCAACTTAGAGTTTTGCACAAAAGAAACATATATTTACAAGATTTTAACTATGCCATACAATGACTGCTACATTCATAAGATAATATCACTGCAAAAGGACCATATTGTCCCCATCAAAATCTCCTTTATTATAAGCTCACATAATTACAGCTAAAAAATTCCTTTAGTACACACACAGAGTGTCAAAAATCCTGACCACAAATATTCGATCACAACTTAAAATGGACTCCTAGCAAATTATAATGAAGTTGTTGCATCATAATTAACAGAGCATCTTTCCTCCTTCATTGCACCAAGAGCAAAGATTGTATTACAAACAATCAGCATAATTTAAAGATAAAAAgctaaatttagaaaataaaaaggtATAGTTGACTGCTTTATGATCAACATATAAAATAGTATATGCTACTGAAGAAAACCTGCATATGTTCCCTAGAACGTTCATTTGACTCAAATGCTTTCTGTTGATTCTTCATATGCTCTGCTCTAGTCCTCTCAAATGTATCATAATCTCCTTTATAGGCAGTCATTTTCTGCCCTTGCAGATAGAGGATATCTGTGACCACCTAACAGGATATTTAGAGAGAGTATAATTACTAGAGGGACATTACACAAAGATAAGAAAAATTTTAACAAGAATGTAGGAGAGAGAAAAGTGGTACCGTATTTAGGAATTCTCTCGCATGAGAAACGACAATAAAAGTTTTTGGCCATTTCACAAGGTACGTCTCCAGCCACAAAACTGCGTGAAGATCAAGATGATTCTGCCATGCAAATTAATGAATTCGCGAATTCAGATTCAACATATCTACTTTTCACTTCACTGTTCTTTATCCTTAATGAagcataaataatattaataatatataccgTAGGTTCATCAAGTAATAAGAGATCAGGCTCAATAAACAGAGCACGAGCAAGAGCTATTCGCATTCTCCATCCTCCAGAAAAAGTTCGGGTGGCCCTCTTCTGCATATCTGAAGTGAAACTAAGACCCTGAAACGTTTATAGTCATTAgatgtaataatatattgttataaaaCTAAAGTGATAGCAACAGATAACTAACCGCAAGAATGGAAGCTGCCCGTGACTCAGCAGAATACGCATCAATAAACTCAAGCCTCTTGTATATCCGTTCAAGCTTTTGTGCAATGTTATTGTTCTCTATTTCCACATTGGAGTCCCCTTTGTTACTTCCCGTAGGTCCATTTAGCTCCAGTTCTCTCTTCATAGAAATTATATAATGGTGTCAGGAAattccatatatatattattacataggTACCAAATTTGTAAGcaaaaaacattatatataaccAGAGGTAAACAGAAACTAaaactattactccctccgtccccctcaattgttttacattgggggacgggggctcggcacgcattctaatgcactaataaaatatagtttgacaaattattttgaatttttttcttctgaataaatatttactatctaaatttttataccaaaaagaaaagttatgaaactatctTCTATATGAGccttaaaatacatgtcgagcaatgcaaaaaaaaaatgtaaagaaatgagagggacagagggagtatattatttatatcaacCTGTAATGTGAGTAAATTAGCTTCTTCTTCTAGAAGTTGGGTCCTCTCAACATCAGCATTAAGGACACATTGCAAAGCTGATGTATCATCACCAACAACTTCTTGCTCTACATGTAATATTTGACAGTTCTTTGGAATACCATCAATGGCATGCATAGCCATGTACCTGAGGAATGTTGTTTTTCCTGTACCATTTCTTCCAACAAGACCTGCATACAATTCAATTTACTTAAACACTGAAGCATTCGTACAGCAAGAAAACTAATCGGTAAGAAAATAGCATTACATGTCCCTAATGTATTCTCATGCAAATATAGGTATATATGTGTAATTATGTGCAGTAGAGGAGTATTTTATTACTGTGGACTGGAAGTGTACCAGAATCAGTTACCACCATTTAGCAAGGACAACTCACTTTAAATGCAAGACATAGATTTAGCCAAATAGCTCCATAAGTAAGAGCTTTAAACCCAGAAAAGACGtttttagtatattttaaaCGTGCTTAAAAGAGAAATGGCAGATACTGGTGGCAATTTGTCTCACCATAATGTCGCCCAAATGAGAGTGTGACAGTGCCGTCAACTATGAGATCACGACCACCAACAGATACATTAAAGTTTTCCATACGGATATCCCTGACAACTGGTCCCTCAACAGTATTGTCGTGATTGACGGATACAACAGGCATTCCAGCTTTGGCTGCTTCCATTTCAGCTAAATGAATTTGGTATTGCATCTGtaaaaatgttataattatttatgtagaTGAGAAGAATTGTATTATGAATACACTTGGTCAAGGATACAGTACTTGGTAGGTCTAGAGCACGAGCACATTGTGATTTAATGGTTCAGTTGCAGTGTATCATCACATATCTAGATTAAATATTCCATTTCTATTACCTCTCTTTGTCGTTCGTCTTTTCTCTTCCTCCTTTCGAGCTTTAATTTGTCACGCTCTGATAGTAGAGGACCATCTAACACCTCAGGCTTCTTCTTTGGTGCCTGCTCCTCATCCATCCCATCATACATTCTCATTGGCGCAGCAAGGCTTCTCACTGCAGGGGCAGCTTTAACCAATCCATGCCTTTGGAATTTGTCGCAAAGTTTAGTGCAAACCTATTATAAATTCCTAATAAACCATCAATCCGCAAAAAGAGGCCTACTGTCCCACTTCATTGTTACATATTTACATAAAGTATATGCTAGTGCTCCACTATTAAACTTGGCCCTCGAGAAAAGTGGAGACatttgttcagtttataagcataagtactactacagTTGCACCAAAAATAATGATCTTTTCGGTGGCCTATAGTAAATCACCCAAGTTGTCTACAGCTTAAGTGCTACTAGACACGTAAATCATTTGTATAATATCTACACCAGCAGATTACACAACATAATAGATAGCTGTAATGAGCCCGCAATTTAACAAAACAGTCAATTAGACTGTGAGTGGACGTAATTGATGaattatacacatatataaccACGAGATAAAACACTATACAAGCTACCAAGTGAATTGGAAACAAGTAAAACCCTAAAATTTACAATAAATAGAAGATAAAAAAGACATACAGAACGGCATTCGATGTGATCATAAACGCATCCCGAATCAACAAGAAGCTCGCCCAAAGCATCGAAAGCACCTTCGCCTTGATCGCCGAAATCAAAATCTTCGTCGGCGAGAACATTAACAATGTAATCCACAATTGGCTGGTCAACTTCCAGCAGCCGTCGACCTAGAACTTCGTGCACCACTGAGCTCGCCACTTCCGTCATCTCGATTTTTGATTCAAATGAGCAGCAGCAGGGGATGGAGGCTGTAGAAGCTTCCGTTTAGGGTAATAACGTTCCTAGCATGTCCAAGTGTACTATAGATatagtcatataaatatattttcttgaaaaatagtttctcaagttaatattttatttataaaatttatttaagaaaatattatttgttgcatatctatactataatgtactattttt includes:
- the LOC108202641 gene encoding ABC transporter F family member 3, which encodes MTEVASSVVHEVLGRRLLEVDQPIVDYIVNVLADEDFDFGDQGEGAFDALGELLVDSGCVYDHIECRSVCTKLCDKFQRHGLVKAAPAVRSLAAPMRMYDGMDEEQAPKKKPEVLDGPLLSERDKLKLERRKRKDERQREMQYQIHLAEMEAAKAGMPVVSVNHDNTVEGPVVRDIRMENFNVSVGGRDLIVDGTVTLSFGRHYGLVGRNGTGKTTFLRYMAMHAIDGIPKNCQILHVEQEVVGDDTSALQCVLNADVERTQLLEEEANLLTLQRELELNGPTGSNKGDSNVEIENNNIAQKLERIYKRLEFIDAYSAESRAASILAGLSFTSDMQKRATRTFSGGWRMRIALARALFIEPDLLLLDEPTNHLDLHAVLWLETYLVKWPKTFIVVSHAREFLNTVVTDILYLQGQKMTAYKGDYDTFERTRAEHMKNQQKAFESNERSREHMQAFIDKFRYNAKRASLVQSRIKALDRLGHVDEVVNDPDYKFEFPTPDDRPGAPIISFSDASFGYPGGPILFKNLNFGIDLDSRVAMVGPNGIGKSTILKLISGDLQPSSGTVFRSAKVRIAVFSQHHVDGLDLSSNPLLYLMRSFPGVPEQKLRGHLGSFGVTGNLALQPMYTLSGGQKSRVAFAKITFKKPHIILLDEPSNHLDLDAVEALIQGLVLFQGGVLMVSHDEHLISGSVDQLWAVSEGRVTPFDGTFQDYKKLLQS